A part of Salvelinus alpinus chromosome 23, SLU_Salpinus.1, whole genome shotgun sequence genomic DNA contains:
- the LOC139551113 gene encoding uncharacterized protein, which translates to MKAAWSVEESYPHITPIGCAAHALNLLLKDIMTLKTMDTIYKRAKEMVRYVKCHQVIAANFVTKQSEKNKSTTLKLPSKPRWGGVVMMFDSLLEGESLQEMAISQSADMDSPIKRILLDDVFWERVVSSLKLLKPIAVDIARIEGGNATLSDVQTLLADVREEVRTALPTSLLLQAGKTAVLKYIKKHTSAYFLDPKYAGKSILSGAEINKAYGVITTVSRHLGLDEGKVLGSLAKDTSKKSFGMEMQYGSHANISQQPPGGRDFVDLRLFPLLPLSSSSKSHQHQPPQSATGPCLGTHTPKHATG; encoded by the coding sequence atgaaggctgcttggtctgtGGAGGAATCCTatcctcacatcacacccattggctgtgctgctcatgcattgaatctgctcctcaaggacatcatgacactgaaaacaatggatacaatctacaagagagccaaggaaatggttaggtatgtgaagtgTCATCAAGTTATTGCAGCAAACTTcgtcaccaagcaaagtgagaagaataagagcaccacattgaagctgcccagcaaacctcgttggggtggtgttgtcatgatgtttgacagtctccttgagggggagtctctccaagaaatggccatatcacagtctgccgatatggacagccccatcaagaggatcctcctggatgatgtattttgggagagagtggtaagcagcctgaaactcctgaaacctatagcagtagacattgcacggattgagggaggtAATGCCACCCTGTccgatgttcagactctgcttgcagatgtaagagaagaagtCCGTACTGCcttgcccacttcactgttgctccaagcagggaaaactgctgttctgaaatacatcaaaaagcacaCCTCAGCGTACTtcttggaccccaagtatgctggcaagagcatcctgtctggtgcagagatcaacaaggcctatggtgtcatcactaccgtgtctcgccaccttggcctggatgagggcaaggttcttggcagtctggcgaaggaCACTTCCAAGAagagctttgggatggagatgcaatatggcagtcatgCCAACATATCTCAGCAGCCACCTGgaggaagggactttgtggatctgaggctctttcccctgttgcctctatcatcatcctccaaatcccaccaacatcagccgcctcagagcgcaactggtccttgtttgggaacacacacaccaaagcacgcaacaggctga